A section of the Terriglobia bacterium genome encodes:
- the lptD gene encoding LPS assembly protein LptD has protein sequence MASNPAPDAADAPQQSLPAAESTSNRPGEPVTIKAREQEKEGDVFKLRGDVEIEFRELVFHADEITYDSKSGELTATGHLVLDGGPHDDHIEASRGEYNVRKQTGRFWDVVGSTGARFRGKNVTLTSSNPFAFTGRMVEKVSPDRYILHHGSVTSCELPNPKWTFNAEKVIVDVGGTAKLYNANFRVKKVPILYLPFAEHPVDRLGRQTGFMIPTFGTSSRKGLVLGDSFYWAINRSADATIGAEYYSSRGWSQSGDFRARPSDTSFVNLHYFGVLDRGFFNGVTVQDQGGEDVHLNAEGQFPGGFRGVASVEYLSSFVFRLAFTETFSETVNSEVKSAAFLSKTYNGYSFNLLTARYQNFQSTENGDYVSILHVPTFDVGTVDRKLSSTPLYWGFDAAAEGLSRKEPGFVTADFVGRLDIHPRASLPLFLGGWTVRPEIALRDTYYSEQLQPVPGGPGVPIPNDINRRALETSFELRPPTLGRIFDKPVWGRQVKHTIEPRIVYRYTTGVDNFPFIIRFDSRDILSDTNEIEYGILQRLYAKRVSGEDCAPAASAQRTVTPSQASLERSAKGRTVAEPQGGCATGAREIVTWEVAQKYFFDPTFGGAVVDGKRNVFTTTAGFTGIAFLTEPRRFSPLVSRLRVRTTSNTDVQWELDYDTVLGRVNASTAFVNYRIGDFFLGGSHAYLLAPGEIFSSPIPTPLPAPDKFNQFRIITGYGNPSKRGFSAAGNVGFDANFNFLQYSAFQTSYNWDCCGLSMEYRRFALGSVRNENQFRFAFTLANVGTFGNLKRQERIF, from the coding sequence GTGGCATCGAATCCCGCGCCCGACGCGGCGGATGCGCCGCAGCAGTCCCTGCCCGCGGCCGAGTCCACCTCCAATCGCCCCGGCGAGCCGGTCACCATCAAGGCACGAGAGCAGGAGAAAGAGGGCGACGTCTTCAAGCTGCGCGGCGACGTGGAGATCGAATTCCGCGAGCTGGTCTTCCACGCCGACGAGATCACCTACGACTCCAAAAGCGGCGAACTGACCGCCACCGGACACCTGGTGCTGGACGGCGGCCCCCACGACGATCACATCGAGGCCAGCCGCGGCGAGTACAACGTGCGGAAGCAGACGGGCCGGTTCTGGGACGTGGTGGGGAGCACGGGGGCGCGCTTCCGCGGTAAGAACGTCACCCTGACTTCGTCGAACCCGTTCGCCTTCACCGGCAGGATGGTGGAGAAGGTTTCGCCCGACCGTTACATCCTGCACCACGGATCGGTGACCTCGTGCGAACTGCCGAATCCCAAGTGGACGTTCAACGCGGAGAAGGTCATCGTGGACGTGGGTGGCACGGCCAAGCTCTACAACGCCAATTTTCGGGTGAAGAAAGTGCCCATTTTGTATCTTCCGTTCGCCGAGCATCCGGTGGACCGGCTGGGACGGCAGACCGGGTTCATGATCCCGACCTTTGGCACCTCGTCGCGCAAGGGCCTGGTCCTGGGCGACTCGTTCTACTGGGCGATCAACCGCAGCGCGGATGCCACCATCGGCGCCGAGTACTACAGCAGCCGGGGTTGGTCGCAGAGCGGCGATTTCCGCGCCCGGCCTAGCGATACGTCGTTCGTGAACCTGCATTACTTCGGCGTGCTGGACCGCGGCTTCTTCAACGGCGTGACCGTCCAGGACCAGGGAGGCGAGGACGTCCACTTGAACGCCGAGGGCCAGTTCCCGGGCGGATTCCGGGGAGTGGCGTCGGTGGAGTATCTGAGCTCGTTCGTCTTCCGCCTGGCATTTACCGAGACTTTCAGCGAGACGGTGAACTCCGAGGTGAAGTCGGCAGCGTTCCTCTCCAAGACCTACAACGGCTACTCATTCAACCTGCTGACCGCGCGCTACCAGAACTTCCAGAGCACCGAGAACGGCGACTACGTCAGCATCCTGCACGTGCCCACGTTTGACGTGGGGACGGTGGACCGCAAGCTTTCTTCGACGCCGCTGTACTGGGGCTTCGACGCCGCTGCGGAAGGCCTCTCGCGCAAGGAACCGGGCTTCGTGACCGCCGATTTCGTGGGCCGGCTCGACATCCACCCACGCGCTTCGCTCCCCCTGTTCCTCGGCGGCTGGACGGTGCGTCCGGAGATCGCATTGCGCGATACCTATTACTCGGAGCAGCTCCAGCCGGTGCCGGGCGGGCCCGGCGTGCCCATCCCGAACGACATCAACCGGCGGGCGCTGGAAACCTCGTTCGAGCTGCGACCTCCCACTCTGGGCCGGATCTTCGACAAGCCCGTCTGGGGACGCCAGGTGAAGCACACCATCGAGCCCCGGATCGTCTATCGCTACACGACGGGAGTGGATAATTTCCCCTTCATCATCCGCTTCGACTCGCGAGACATCCTGAGCGACACCAACGAGATTGAGTACGGCATCCTGCAGCGGCTGTATGCGAAGCGGGTTTCGGGCGAGGATTGTGCTCCGGCGGCCTCCGCGCAGCGCACAGTGACCCCGTCGCAGGCGAGCCTGGAACGGTCCGCGAAGGGCCGCACCGTGGCCGAACCACAGGGCGGTTGCGCCACCGGCGCGCGCGAGATCGTCACCTGGGAGGTGGCGCAGAAGTATTTCTTCGACCCCACCTTCGGCGGAGCCGTGGTGGACGGGAAGCGCAACGTGTTCACCACCACCGCCGGCTTCACGGGGATCGCTTTCCTCACCGAACCGCGGCGCTTCTCGCCGCTGGTCTCGCGGCTGCGGGTTCGCACTACCAGCAACACCGACGTGCAGTGGGAACTCGATTACGACACCGTGCTGGGGCGCGTGAACGCCAGCACCGCGTTCGTGAACTACCGTATCGGAGACTTCTTCCTCGGCGGCAGTCACGCTTATCTGCTCGCGCCCGGCGAGATCTTTTCATCGCCCATCCCGACGCCGCTGCCGGCGCCCGACAAGTTCAACCAGTTCCGCATCATCACCGGCTACGGGAACCCGTCGAAGCGGGGCTTCAGCGCGGCGGGCAACGTAGGCTTCGACGCCAATTTCAACTTCCTCCAGTACTCAGCCTTCCAGACCAGCTACAACTGGGATTGCTGCGGGCTCTCGATGGAGTATCGCCGCTTCGCGCTGGGTTCGGTGCGCAACGAGAACCAGTTCCGCTTCGCCTTCACGCTGGCGAATGTGGGGACGTTCGGGAACCTGAAACGACAGGAACGAATCTTCTGA
- a CDS encoding DsbA family protein → MILRKRPLSLVLLFCLGCSAQPAQNAPADLDKRIARQVREHYNIPSEVAITVGSRKPSEFPGYDKLEVIYVQGSRKTPNEFLISQDSKTLVRMTKLDLTSDPYEEVMKKLTTAGRPLRGARDSKVAVVVFDDYQCPFCSRMHQTLFREVFKDYQNRMHVIYKDYPLFEIHPWAGRAANDANCLAELNNDAFWDFADAVHLNPQQIVGTGEKKRGLPEQMAALDLLAFDLGKRHGLDSGWLQACIKAQSDKTMRDSVKEAEALDVYATPTLFINGRRLEGALDASELRATLNEALRDAGQPAPAAPPVPSVHITPAPQAIPPAMPEGAATNK, encoded by the coding sequence GTGATCCTGCGCAAGCGGCCCCTGTCGCTGGTTCTGCTGTTCTGTCTCGGATGTTCGGCCCAGCCGGCCCAAAACGCCCCCGCCGACCTCGACAAGCGAATTGCGCGCCAAGTGCGTGAGCATTACAACATCCCCTCCGAAGTGGCCATCACCGTGGGGAGCCGCAAGCCCAGCGAGTTTCCCGGCTACGATAAGCTCGAGGTGATCTATGTCCAGGGCTCGCGCAAGACGCCGAACGAGTTCCTGATCTCGCAGGACAGCAAGACGCTGGTCCGCATGACGAAGCTCGATCTGACCTCTGACCCGTACGAGGAAGTGATGAAGAAGCTCACGACGGCGGGCCGGCCGTTGCGCGGAGCGCGCGATTCGAAGGTTGCGGTGGTCGTCTTCGACGATTACCAGTGCCCCTTCTGCTCGCGTATGCACCAGACGCTGTTCCGCGAAGTGTTCAAGGACTACCAGAACCGCATGCACGTCATCTACAAGGATTACCCGCTGTTCGAGATCCATCCCTGGGCCGGTCGCGCCGCCAACGACGCCAACTGCTTGGCGGAGCTGAACAACGACGCGTTCTGGGATTTCGCCGACGCCGTGCACCTGAATCCGCAGCAGATCGTGGGCACGGGCGAGAAGAAGCGCGGCCTACCGGAACAGATGGCCGCTCTCGACCTGCTGGCCTTCGACCTGGGCAAACGGCACGGCCTGGACTCCGGCTGGCTCCAGGCCTGCATCAAGGCGCAATCGGACAAGACCATGCGGGACTCCGTGAAGGAGGCCGAGGCGCTGGATGTCTACGCGACTCCCACGTTGTTCATCAACGGGCGGCGCCTGGAAGGCGCGCTGGACGCTTCGGAGCTGCGTGCGACACTGAATGAGGCGTTGCGCGATGCCGGGCAGCCCGCCCCCGCGGCCCCTCCGGTTCCCTCGGTGCACATCACACCCGCTCCGCAGGCGATTCCTCCGGCCATGCCGGAGGGAGCCGCAACGAATAAGTGA
- the larE gene encoding ATP-dependent sacrificial sulfur transferase LarE → MTVEDKRALLDRRLRSLGRVLVAYSGGVDSAFLAWAAHQAIGKDMRAIIADSPSLARTHLQDAIAFAGEHEILLEVVSTQEVDRQEYARNDAARCYFCKDELFTVMERYREAHGFDTIAYGVNVDDQGDFRPGQQAAQQHRVAAPLLEAGLTKAEIRELARQATLRVWDKPASACLSSRVEYGREVTREVLATVEQGEDELRALGFRQFRVRHHGETVRLEIAPEEMARALTPEMAAAFTRIFKMLGYTYVTLDLEGFRSGSLNAVLPLRALNSKP, encoded by the coding sequence ATGACTGTGGAAGACAAACGCGCGCTGCTGGACCGACGATTGCGCTCCCTTGGGCGCGTGCTCGTCGCTTACTCCGGAGGCGTGGATTCGGCTTTCCTGGCATGGGCGGCGCACCAGGCGATCGGCAAGGACATGCGCGCCATCATCGCCGACTCTCCGTCGCTGGCCCGCACGCACCTGCAGGACGCCATCGCTTTCGCCGGGGAACACGAAATCCTCCTCGAGGTCGTCAGCACCCAGGAAGTGGACCGGCAGGAATATGCGCGCAACGACGCTGCCCGCTGCTATTTCTGCAAGGACGAGCTCTTTACGGTGATGGAGCGGTACCGCGAGGCGCATGGCTTCGACACGATCGCGTACGGCGTCAACGTGGACGACCAGGGTGACTTCCGGCCAGGGCAGCAGGCCGCGCAGCAACACCGCGTGGCCGCGCCGCTGCTCGAGGCCGGGTTGACCAAGGCCGAGATCCGCGAGCTGGCCCGCCAGGCCACGCTGCGCGTCTGGGACAAGCCGGCGTCGGCCTGCCTGTCGTCTCGCGTCGAGTATGGCCGCGAGGTCACGCGCGAGGTGCTGGCGACGGTGGAACAGGGCGAGGACGAACTGCGCGCGCTCGGTTTCCGCCAGTTCCGCGTGCGGCACCACGGGGAGACCGTGCGCCTGGAGATCGCACCTGAGGAGATGGCGCGCGCGCTCACGCCCGAAATGGCGGCGGCGTTCACCCGGATCTTCAAGATGCTGGGGTACACATACGTCACGCTCGACCTGGAAGGTTTCCGCTCGGGGTCGCTGAACGCTGTACTGCCGCTGCGCGCGCTCAACTCCAAACCGTGA
- a CDS encoding SurA N-terminal domain-containing protein, producing the protein MRGGRLSRERRTHRLRSYGPKALVWLALALILALAGGCRSKETGADIMAKVNGKKITREEVEKYYKNQTAGSNQPLTGEQATILHLNILKSLIEDEIMLQRAQKLGLLATDEEVDSKLAELKAPYTQEEFERRLKERAITVDDFKRELRRSLTVDKVLNKEIKSKISISDADVSKYYNEHKAEFNLIEPQYHLAQITVFNQPTPDATGENKATNDADARKKIQMILNRLESGEDFGSVAMRYSEDPNTAGNGGDVGFIPESSVNRDSQAKEFIGKLKAGQISGVQPVYDSSRKVMGYRVIKLVAKEPAGQRDLSDPRVQQAIREQLRGRREQLLKAAYYESVRDEAKIENYYADEILKSAGK; encoded by the coding sequence ATGCGCGGCGGCCGCCTGTCCCGCGAACGGAGGACTCATCGTTTGAGATCGTACGGCCCGAAGGCTTTGGTGTGGCTGGCGCTGGCGCTCATTCTGGCGCTGGCCGGGGGCTGCCGTTCCAAGGAGACCGGCGCCGACATCATGGCCAAGGTCAACGGCAAGAAGATCACGCGCGAGGAAGTCGAGAAGTACTACAAGAACCAGACCGCCGGGTCCAACCAGCCGCTCACCGGCGAGCAGGCCACCATCCTTCACCTCAACATCCTGAAGAGCCTGATCGAGGACGAGATCATGCTGCAGCGCGCGCAGAAGCTGGGCCTGCTGGCCACCGACGAGGAAGTGGACAGCAAGCTGGCCGAGCTCAAAGCGCCCTACACCCAGGAAGAGTTCGAGCGCCGGTTGAAGGAGCGCGCTATCACGGTGGACGACTTCAAGCGCGAGTTGCGGCGCAGCCTGACCGTGGACAAGGTCCTGAACAAGGAGATCAAGTCGAAGATCTCCATCTCCGATGCCGACGTCAGCAAGTACTACAACGAGCACAAAGCCGAGTTCAACCTGATCGAGCCGCAGTACCATCTGGCCCAGATCACGGTGTTCAACCAGCCGACACCGGACGCAACCGGCGAGAACAAGGCCACCAACGACGCCGACGCGCGCAAGAAGATCCAGATGATCCTCAATCGCCTGGAGAGCGGCGAGGACTTCGGATCGGTCGCCATGCGCTACTCGGAAGACCCCAATACTGCGGGGAACGGAGGCGATGTCGGCTTCATTCCCGAGTCCAGCGTCAACCGCGACTCGCAGGCCAAGGAGTTCATCGGCAAGCTCAAGGCTGGGCAGATCAGCGGGGTGCAGCCGGTGTATGACTCGTCGCGCAAGGTGATGGGCTACCGCGTCATCAAGCTGGTGGCCAAGGAGCCGGCGGGGCAGCGCGATCTCAGCGACCCGCGGGTGCAACAGGCCATCCGCGAGCAGCTCCGCGGCCGCCGCGAGCAGCTCCTGAAGGCCGCGTATTATGAGAGCGTCCGCGATGAGGCCAAGATCGAGAACTACTACGCGGACGAAATCCTGAAGAGCGCCGGGAAGTGA